From Sulfuracidifex tepidarius, one genomic window encodes:
- a CDS encoding TIGR00266 family protein, with amino-acid sequence MINYTISGNDMQVLILNLQGGDKIYAEPGHVVYKDVSVKLDMKAKGGILKSISRSLTGSDFFVAELEGPGVSTMSGFMPGKIIPLELNNNSILVEHTSFLAAEESVEYGASLARLSAGILGGEGLFMARFSGIGMVWLHAIGGLVQLNLAEGQEVQIEASHLLAFDEGMQYGITRVGGLKTMILSGLEGEGLFFVNIKGPGRVFMHAVSRLQLAASLLKVLKV; translated from the coding sequence ATGATAAACTATACTATCAGCGGAAACGATATGCAAGTACTTATACTGAATTTACAAGGAGGTGATAAGATTTACGCTGAGCCAGGCCATGTAGTTTACAAGGACGTCTCGGTTAAGCTCGATATGAAAGCAAAAGGAGGAATATTGAAATCAATAAGTAGGTCTCTGACGGGAAGCGACTTCTTTGTAGCAGAGCTTGAAGGTCCAGGAGTGTCTACAATGTCAGGTTTCATGCCAGGAAAAATCATTCCTCTCGAACTAAATAATAACTCAATACTAGTTGAACATACATCGTTTTTAGCAGCCGAGGAGAGCGTGGAATACGGAGCTTCTCTAGCAAGGCTCTCAGCAGGGATCCTAGGAGGCGAGGGTTTATTCATGGCCAGGTTCTCCGGGATTGGCATGGTATGGTTGCACGCAATAGGCGGTTTAGTACAGCTTAACTTGGCGGAAGGACAGGAAGTTCAGATAGAGGCTTCGCATCTCTTAGCGTTCGACGAAGGAATGCAATACGGAATAACGAGGGTAGGTGGTCTCAAGACCATGATCCTATCAGGTCTAGAGGGTGAAGGACTGTTCTTCGTAAACATCAAGGGACCTGGGAGAGTGTTCATGCACGCAGTGTCTAGACTCCAGTTGGCAGCGTCCCTGCTCAAGGTACTCAAAGTTTGA
- a CDS encoding MFS transporter has translation MAEKSNYIGSYLSWIMDSYDLGAVVITASILEKLFYPSLGLLGAVLPIVFTVVSRPLGGFVFGLLSDLRGRKLTLVITVIGYSFTIGATGLLPTYYQIGILAPLALSVLRIVQGIFIGGDVSSSFTLAMESSLKRRGILSGIMQSGTLVGFVLVDLLFTKLASETFFLSYGWRIIFIVGIIPAVLAAVIRSKLSESKVFMEEKRGTEREVIQGLKPIFQTLGVMIGFWVMIYAGPQFVPVLLGTVMKLPPAEYGYLSLLMNLIGIPSMLLSGLLSDRIGRRTMGIVGSLASLAVASLFYIGAMEGLPLLSLILIFGFGINLPSAISPAYLAERFRTLSRATGVGFSYNGAFLIAGFSSIYISLFSRVTSPYVGALIVVGIGAIISTVSLMMGPETLRMSELKVDSQ, from the coding sequence ATGGCTGAGAAGAGCAATTACATCGGGTCTTATCTATCCTGGATAATGGATTCCTACGACTTAGGAGCTGTCGTGATAACGGCCAGCATATTGGAGAAGCTTTTCTACCCCTCTCTGGGGCTTCTCGGAGCAGTCCTACCTATAGTGTTCACAGTTGTGTCCAGACCTTTGGGAGGATTTGTCTTCGGTCTGTTATCCGATCTACGAGGTAGGAAGCTCACTCTGGTCATCACAGTGATAGGGTATTCCTTCACAATAGGAGCGACAGGGCTCCTTCCGACGTATTATCAAATAGGAATCTTAGCCCCATTAGCCTTATCAGTCCTTAGAATAGTTCAAGGTATCTTCATAGGAGGAGATGTTTCTTCGAGCTTCACCCTTGCAATGGAGAGCTCTTTAAAGAGGAGGGGAATCCTCTCTGGGATCATGCAGTCAGGTACCCTTGTAGGTTTCGTCTTAGTTGACTTGCTTTTCACTAAGTTGGCTTCTGAGACCTTCTTCTTGAGTTACGGATGGAGGATCATATTCATTGTGGGTATCATACCTGCAGTGTTGGCTGCTGTGATCAGATCAAAGCTATCCGAGTCAAAGGTCTTCATGGAGGAAAAGAGAGGTACTGAGAGAGAGGTGATTCAAGGTCTGAAACCGATCTTCCAGACTCTGGGTGTCATGATAGGGTTCTGGGTAATGATTTACGCTGGTCCTCAGTTCGTTCCAGTATTGCTTGGGACTGTCATGAAGTTACCTCCAGCTGAATACGGTTACTTGTCTCTCTTAATGAACCTAATAGGGATTCCTTCCATGCTGTTATCAGGTTTACTCTCCGACAGGATTGGAAGGAGAACTATGGGAATAGTTGGCTCTCTCGCATCTCTCGCAGTTGCATCCCTATTTTACATTGGCGCTATGGAGGGACTTCCTCTGTTGAGCCTAATACTTATATTCGGGTTCGGGATAAACTTGCCTTCGGCAATATCACCGGCTTATCTAGCCGAAAGGTTCAGGACTTTGAGCAGGGCTACTGGAGTCGGATTCTCTTATAATGGTGCTTTCCTGATAGCAGGGTTTTCGTCGATCTATATCTCTCTGTTTTCCAGGGTGACTTCTCCTTACGTAGGGGCTTTAATTGTAGTAGGTATAGGAGCAATAATTTCCACCGTATCCCTGATGATGGGGCCTGAGACGTTGAGAATGTCTGAACTGAAAGTAGATAGCCAATAG
- a CDS encoding thermopsin family protease, which yields MREVIALLMVVLFLISPVMTASENSVVKKLDYYMECTILPSGIGVYGVANESGKISFFTVATHEILGYFNITNVKSTSTCSMFPHGASLQLNSVVLTRTTENNFSFWIQNVLLFNTSDNAIKVLDNVWNFSSQYSTLNASGKGEILNSNEGSYYVFSEPWELIKFPFAGYLLEKETRNEAHLTVSFGYVIIQNGSFVPPSVVWYDNVSIPVLNSTSSCILVSPRETPQGSLFDAELVFGGPGSGSQSCFSALNASLGLFYNNTHVVPFKSIYDFGTDTAERSLDVHAYLNGLVDLYAGEENPSFLTDNYSFVTPFTAVEIENVVNHEIISKELIYIDSAFRENLTNITNASVDLVPENLSVSVQPSDVFQTKTIFITYEEIVEVSLNLPNGTTHVWVKKGDSIRLPETILEGTTRYSLEGNDMLKICSPINLTPVYQKQFLVKLITMQGAQTFWVRDGSKIRLYQESLLPTQWIGTYDVKNGFYVTVNQPIVEREVVSGSPYYIVAGIVILILLTVLARRRRRSS from the coding sequence ATGAGAGAAGTAATAGCTTTGCTCATGGTCGTCCTCTTTTTGATTTCACCTGTCATGACTGCCTCGGAAAACAGTGTCGTGAAGAAGTTAGACTATTACATGGAGTGTACAATCCTCCCATCTGGTATCGGGGTTTACGGAGTAGCCAATGAAAGCGGCAAGATCTCGTTTTTCACTGTGGCGACCCACGAGATCTTAGGATATTTTAATATCACTAATGTGAAATCTACAAGCACTTGTTCTATGTTCCCTCATGGGGCTAGCTTACAGCTCAACTCGGTAGTCCTAACTCGGACTACCGAAAACAATTTTTCGTTCTGGATTCAGAACGTATTGCTTTTTAACACTAGTGATAACGCAATTAAGGTCTTAGACAACGTATGGAACTTCTCTTCCCAATACTCTACTCTGAACGCATCAGGGAAAGGAGAGATCCTGAATTCCAACGAGGGGTCATACTATGTGTTCTCCGAACCTTGGGAACTTATCAAGTTCCCCTTTGCAGGATACCTCCTGGAGAAGGAAACCAGAAATGAAGCTCACCTCACAGTAAGTTTCGGTTACGTTATAATACAGAACGGAAGCTTCGTCCCACCATCAGTAGTCTGGTACGATAACGTGAGCATCCCTGTACTTAACTCTACATCGTCCTGCATACTAGTTTCGCCCCGTGAGACACCTCAAGGAAGCCTATTCGATGCGGAATTAGTCTTCGGGGGACCAGGGAGCGGGTCTCAATCCTGTTTCTCCGCCTTAAACGCGTCTTTGGGTTTGTTCTACAACAACACTCACGTGGTACCTTTTAAATCAATTTATGATTTCGGAACAGACACTGCAGAGAGGTCCCTAGATGTCCATGCTTACCTTAATGGATTAGTCGATCTTTATGCTGGGGAAGAAAATCCGTCCTTTCTAACGGACAACTACTCGTTTGTTACCCCCTTCACCGCAGTCGAGATAGAGAACGTAGTGAACCATGAGATTATCAGCAAGGAGCTGATCTACATCGATTCTGCTTTCCGGGAGAACCTAACTAATATCACTAACGCAAGCGTGGATCTCGTTCCTGAAAACCTCTCAGTGTCGGTACAGCCGTCTGACGTTTTCCAGACCAAGACGATATTTATAACATACGAGGAGATAGTGGAGGTCTCTCTGAATCTTCCTAACGGTACAACGCACGTTTGGGTCAAAAAGGGGGATAGCATAAGGTTGCCTGAGACAATACTTGAGGGTACTACTAGATACTCGCTAGAAGGAAACGATATGTTGAAAATATGCTCTCCGATTAACCTCACTCCTGTCTATCAGAAGCAGTTTCTGGTAAAGTTAATTACTATGCAGGGGGCTCAAACGTTCTGGGTCAGAGATGGTTCTAAAATTAGACTTTACCAAGAGAGCCTCCTACCAACCCAGTGGATAGGAACTTATGATGTTAAAAACGGCTTTTACGTAACTGTAAATCAACCCATAGTTGAAAGAGAAGTCGTATCTGGTTCGCCTTACTACATAGTCGCTGGAATTGTTATCCTAATTCTACTTACTGTTCTGGCCAGAAGGAGACGTCGATCTTCTTAG